In a single window of the Melioribacteraceae bacterium genome:
- a CDS encoding lysophospholipid acyltransferase family protein encodes MLKNSHLTGVALINELFHTLNFSYLILDKDRQKIPFEGKLLIVANHPIGSLDSLALLKVVYDVRQDVKIIANDILYNIENLRSLFLPYNIESISAQKKNILAINEALGQEQAVLMFPAAEVSRLRFLKIHDSKWNKGVIYFSKKLNVPILPIYIKAKNSFLFYFVSILNKNISRLLLAHELFNKKDKSIWMKIGNPIPANAFTNSFIDDAVQTKLLKKHVYLLAKDKKGIYATEKNIIHPVDRKSLKNELMRSQILGVTKDDFKIILTTLEESPNALTEIARLREITFRKVGEGTGNRYDLDYFDNHYKHLIVWDEKELEIVGSYRIGVGRDILEKMGNAGFYTSTLFNYSQEFSEQYLTHSIELGRSFVQKKYWNSNALNYLWQGIGAYIENYEQVKYLFGGVSISNNYPEQTKRMIIYYFSKWFGDELNRASSKRPFIFSGRLKQKWTRYFSALLLKKTTRFLKTC; translated from the coding sequence TTGCTGAAGAATAGCCACTTGACAGGTGTGGCGTTAATTAATGAGTTATTTCACACACTTAATTTTTCATATTTAATATTAGATAAAGACCGGCAAAAAATTCCATTTGAAGGGAAACTCCTAATAGTTGCCAATCACCCGATTGGAAGTTTAGACAGTCTTGCACTGCTGAAAGTTGTGTATGATGTACGCCAGGATGTTAAAATTATTGCCAACGATATTTTATACAATATTGAAAATTTACGCTCTCTATTTCTTCCATATAATATTGAAAGTATTTCGGCACAGAAAAAAAACATTTTGGCAATTAACGAAGCACTTGGGCAGGAACAAGCAGTCCTAATGTTTCCCGCAGCGGAAGTATCTCGACTTCGCTTTTTGAAGATTCACGATTCAAAGTGGAACAAAGGCGTAATTTACTTTTCGAAAAAATTAAACGTGCCAATTCTTCCAATTTACATTAAAGCTAAAAATTCATTTTTGTTTTATTTTGTTTCAATATTAAATAAAAATATATCACGCCTGTTATTAGCCCATGAACTATTTAATAAAAAAGATAAGAGCATTTGGATGAAGATAGGGAATCCTATTCCAGCAAATGCATTTACTAATTCTTTTATTGACGATGCTGTTCAAACAAAACTATTAAAGAAGCATGTTTATCTTTTGGCAAAGGACAAAAAGGGAATTTATGCAACTGAAAAAAATATAATTCATCCCGTTGATAGAAAATCGCTTAAGAATGAGTTGATGCGATCACAAATTCTTGGAGTTACTAAAGACGATTTCAAAATTATATTAACTACTCTCGAAGAATCACCAAACGCATTAACAGAAATTGCGAGACTCAGAGAAATTACATTCAGAAAAGTAGGCGAAGGCACCGGCAACCGATACGATCTAGATTATTTTGATAATCACTACAAACATTTGATTGTATGGGACGAAAAAGAACTTGAGATAGTGGGGTCTTATAGAATAGGTGTAGGGCGGGATATTTTGGAGAAGATGGGGAATGCCGGTTTTTATACTTCAACATTATTTAATTATTCACAAGAGTTTTCTGAACAATATCTCACGCATTCTATTGAGTTAGGAAGAAGTTTTGTACAAAAAAAGTATTGGAATTCTAATGCGCTAAATTATTTATGGCAAGGAATTGGTGCCTACATCGAAAATTATGAACAAGTAAAGTATTTATTTGGTGGAGTGAGTATCAGCAATAATTATCCCGAGCAAACAAAACGAATGATAATTTACTATTTTTCAAAGTGGTTTGGTGATGAATTAAACCGTGCAAGTTCGAAGCGTCCCTTTATTTTCAGCGGAAGATTAAAGCAGAAATGGACTCGATATTTTTCGGCACTACTCTTAAAGAAGACTACAAGATTCTTAAAAACATGTTAA
- a CDS encoding endo-1,4-beta-xylanase has product MVASDINSQQSLKEVFKDHYLIGTAINNMQIRRADEQLFEIVKKHFNSITPENELKWERVHPTLNNFNFEPADKIIEFAVANNLHIVGHTLLWHSQTPNWVFEDENGNLLSREAMLDRLENHISTVVGRYRGKIHGWDVVNEAFNEDGSYRESKWFKIIGEDYIEKAFQFAHAADPDVELYYNDYNEWYPKKRDRIVKMVNDLKAKGIRIDGIGMQGHWGLDYPVISEADDAIKAYSETGLKVMITELDMDILPSAWDISADVAKTAKYSKELNPWPDFLPDSMHVVQAKRYAEFFNLFNKYRESISRVTLWGINDAQSWRNYWPVFGRSAYPLLFDKNNQPKPAFDAVISTVK; this is encoded by the coding sequence ATGGTTGCATCCGATATTAATTCACAGCAATCATTAAAGGAAGTATTTAAGGATCACTACTTAATTGGAACAGCTATTAATAATATGCAGATTCGCCGAGCCGATGAACAATTATTTGAGATTGTGAAAAAACATTTTAACAGTATTACTCCTGAAAATGAATTAAAGTGGGAAAGGGTTCACCCTACTTTAAATAATTTTAATTTTGAACCGGCTGATAAAATTATTGAGTTTGCAGTTGCCAACAATCTTCATATTGTAGGACATACATTATTATGGCACAGCCAAACTCCAAATTGGGTGTTTGAGGATGAAAATGGAAATCTACTTTCACGAGAAGCAATGCTCGACAGATTGGAGAATCATATTTCAACTGTGGTTGGAAGATATAGAGGTAAAATTCATGGATGGGACGTGGTTAATGAAGCCTTCAATGAAGATGGAAGCTATAGAGAGAGCAAATGGTTTAAAATTATTGGTGAAGATTATATCGAAAAAGCTTTTCAATTTGCACATGCCGCAGATCCGGATGTTGAATTATATTATAATGATTACAATGAGTGGTATCCAAAAAAAAGAGATAGAATTGTAAAGATGGTTAATGACCTAAAAGCGAAAGGAATTAGAATTGACGGTATTGGTATGCAAGGGCATTGGGGTTTGGATTATCCAGTTATTAGTGAAGCTGATGATGCGATCAAAGCATATTCAGAGACCGGATTAAAAGTGATGATAACCGAGCTTGATATGGATATTCTTCCGAGTGCATGGGATATCAGTGCTGATGTTGCTAAAACAGCTAAATACAGCAAAGAGCTAAATCCTTGGCCCGATTTCCTTCCAGATTCTATGCATGTTGTGCAAGCTAAAAGGTATGCTGAATTTTTTAATCTTTTTAATAAATATAGAGAAAGTATTTCGAGAGTGACACTTTGGGGCATTAATGATGCACAATCGTGGAGAAATTATTGGCCGGTATTTGGGAGAAGCGCCTACCCGCTTTTGTTCGACAAAAACAATCAGCCCAAACCGGCATTTGACGCGGTAATTAGCACAGTGAAGTAG
- a CDS encoding DUF4139 domain-containing protein, translating to MKNNSIFVLLISVIFSSVIGAAEIKVTPEPSKIKVFLRGAQMEYEFSKKIERGEHLLIISGLANNIEENSINVSAKGDLIILSTSKRYDFLNSGEIDAPTKKLHDSLKILKHKIDLNNNESDAYLAELELLRANQKIGNERTGATVLEIQKMGEFFRKRIIEIKSELLGLAEAKQKIQKDIERIQKQINEINTIQSKPISQIVVQINAKKETTAEFRLSYYTTDAGWNPAYDIYAESINAPVKFNYKAELWQKTGINWEKGEIILSTRNPNVNNQKPILSPWFIDFERYELMKRGEMNLAPMMNQKALSVQAENIAEDAESFADYIEVANTQLSIEFVPKVKINIPSDGKRHSVLLQEYSIDAEYKYYAAPKLDNNAFLTVSLSKWNEFNLLPGNANIFFENSFVGKTFINPSISSDTLTISLGRDQNIVVDKIVMKDFTEDKFLSSDVERIFAFEIRVKNNKREKISLTIEDQLPISGNEDIMVEQKDISGGKVNSETKIISWNVDVDAGKSIDKKMIYSVRYPKGSRINGL from the coding sequence ATGAAAAATAATAGCATTTTTGTTTTGTTAATTTCGGTAATCTTCTCTTCTGTAATTGGTGCCGCTGAAATAAAAGTAACTCCAGAACCTTCTAAAATAAAGGTTTTTTTACGGGGCGCTCAAATGGAGTATGAGTTCTCCAAAAAAATAGAAAGGGGTGAGCATCTTCTAATTATTTCGGGATTGGCAAATAATATCGAAGAAAATAGTATAAATGTTTCTGCTAAGGGAGATTTAATAATCTTATCAACCAGTAAGAGGTATGATTTCTTGAACAGCGGTGAAATAGATGCTCCAACCAAAAAGTTGCACGATTCTCTAAAAATACTTAAACATAAAATTGACTTAAATAATAATGAATCTGATGCATATTTAGCGGAATTAGAACTATTAAGGGCAAATCAAAAAATTGGGAATGAAAGAACTGGAGCAACCGTTTTGGAAATTCAAAAGATGGGGGAATTTTTCCGAAAGAGGATTATAGAGATAAAATCAGAATTATTAGGATTAGCAGAAGCAAAGCAAAAAATTCAGAAGGATATTGAAAGAATTCAAAAACAGATTAATGAAATAAATACAATACAATCAAAACCGATTAGTCAAATTGTAGTTCAGATAAATGCCAAAAAAGAGACCACTGCAGAATTTAGGTTAAGTTATTATACCACCGATGCTGGATGGAATCCGGCTTACGATATTTATGCCGAATCGATAAATGCTCCGGTAAAGTTTAATTATAAAGCCGAGCTATGGCAGAAAACCGGCATCAACTGGGAGAAAGGAGAAATAATACTCTCTACTCGAAATCCAAATGTGAATAATCAGAAACCGATTTTGAGTCCATGGTTCATCGATTTTGAAAGGTATGAATTGATGAAAAGAGGAGAGATGAATTTAGCTCCTATGATGAATCAAAAGGCCCTATCAGTTCAAGCAGAAAATATAGCTGAAGATGCGGAATCATTTGCTGACTATATAGAAGTTGCCAATACTCAGCTTTCTATTGAGTTTGTACCAAAAGTTAAAATTAATATTCCATCTGATGGCAAGAGGCATTCAGTCCTGCTGCAAGAATATTCAATTGATGCCGAATATAAATATTACGCCGCGCCAAAGTTGGATAATAACGCGTTCTTGACCGTAAGCTTAAGTAAATGGAATGAGTTTAACCTATTGCCCGGTAATGCAAATATTTTCTTTGAAAATAGTTTTGTTGGTAAGACTTTTATAAATCCATCAATCTCATCTGATACACTTACAATTTCATTGGGAAGAGATCAAAATATTGTTGTTGATAAAATAGTAATGAAAGATTTTACCGAAGATAAATTTTTAAGCAGTGATGTTGAACGAATATTTGCGTTTGAAATAAGGGTGAAGAATAACAAGAGAGAGAAAATATCACTTACCATAGAAGACCAGCTGCCAATTTCGGGAAACGAAGATATTATGGTAGAGCAGAAAGATATTTCGGGGGGTAAAGTTAATAGTGAAACTAAAATTATTTCATGGAATGTTGATGTTGACGCTGGTAAATCGATAGATAAAAAAATGATTTATTCGGTTAGATATCCGAAGGGTTCAAGAATAAATGGATTATAG
- a CDS encoding PAS domain S-box protein produces MKKLLIELLRKYLNEIIESWVARLIPTMSRKMSEHQASTFVQNSLSTFIEVIESGDYKIADQYLIDIYNLFSTANLNLLEISQLFSHGRFAILNFIEKEASTENDPVILLGFFDDLIEQIYARYGVLHQETKMKELIVDRDRLASKLELNQQYLKSILKDSDSAIMVVDKNEQFIAWNKGAERLFGYTEEEVLGRSSTLLLPDDVKYLNELNWIQNEVMRNDQIKIVDTERKTKKGEILSVRLNVNKLPDINNEYAGRSIIIKDYTEYKRLQAQIDQSEKLAVIGQLAAGVAHEIGNPLTAISSLVQILQRRSKDEFMTEQLVMIKENIDRISKIVRELVDFSRPPSYETKSHDITSIIKTALGIVKYDKRVRKVNFETNLESELPFVTVAADQLLQVFVNILFNALDAVDGEGTITVKSYHHEEKVLVDITDNGCGMDETVLSKIFDPFFTTKEVGKGTGLGLSVSYGIIKKFGGEITVTSKLNEGSTFSVMLPGIY; encoded by the coding sequence ATGAAAAAACTATTAATTGAGCTTTTAAGAAAATATTTAAATGAGATTATTGAGAGTTGGGTAGCTAGATTAATTCCCACAATGAGCCGAAAGATGTCAGAACATCAAGCCTCTACTTTTGTTCAGAACAGTTTATCTACTTTTATTGAGGTTATTGAATCGGGAGATTATAAGATTGCCGATCAATATCTTATTGACATATATAATTTGTTTTCAACCGCGAATTTAAATTTGCTCGAGATTAGTCAATTGTTCAGTCATGGTAGATTTGCTATCTTAAATTTTATTGAAAAAGAAGCTTCGACGGAGAATGATCCTGTAATACTGCTTGGATTTTTTGATGACTTAATTGAACAGATTTATGCGAGGTATGGCGTGCTTCATCAAGAAACAAAAATGAAAGAGTTGATAGTTGACCGGGACAGACTCGCCTCCAAACTTGAATTAAATCAGCAATATCTTAAAAGTATTCTCAAAGATTCTGACTCCGCAATTATGGTGGTTGATAAAAATGAACAATTTATTGCGTGGAATAAAGGTGCGGAGAGACTTTTCGGATATACTGAAGAAGAAGTGCTTGGAAGATCTTCAACATTGCTGCTTCCGGATGATGTAAAATATCTTAATGAGTTGAACTGGATTCAAAATGAGGTTATGCGGAACGATCAAATAAAAATTGTTGATACCGAACGCAAAACTAAAAAAGGGGAAATTTTAAGTGTACGATTAAATGTTAATAAACTGCCCGATATAAATAATGAGTATGCCGGAAGATCAATTATTATAAAAGATTATACCGAGTATAAAAGACTACAAGCTCAAATTGATCAATCTGAAAAGTTAGCTGTGATTGGACAGCTTGCCGCGGGAGTTGCCCACGAAATTGGAAATCCTTTAACCGCAATATCTTCATTAGTTCAAATTCTGCAGCGCAGATCAAAAGATGAATTTATGACTGAACAGCTTGTAATGATCAAAGAAAATATTGATAGAATTTCCAAAATTGTGCGGGAGCTGGTGGATTTCTCACGTCCACCAAGTTATGAAACAAAATCTCACGATATAACTTCAATTATAAAAACTGCTCTAGGCATAGTTAAATATGATAAGAGAGTCCGTAAGGTTAATTTCGAAACCAACCTGGAAAGCGAACTTCCCTTTGTTACTGTAGCTGCTGATCAGCTTTTACAAGTATTTGTTAATATTCTTTTCAATGCTCTTGATGCCGTTGATGGGGAGGGAACTATCACTGTAAAATCATATCATCATGAAGAAAAAGTATTAGTTGATATCACCGATAATGGATGCGGGATGGACGAAACAGTTTTATCAAAAATATTTGATCCGTTTTTTACAACTAAAGAAGTTGGAAAAGGAACCGGATTAGGTTTATCTGTAAGTTATGGCATCATTAAAAAATTTGGTGGCGAAATAACTGTAACAAGCAAATTGAATGAAGGAAGCACTTTTTCGGTAATGCTTCCAGGTATTTATTAA
- a CDS encoding sigma-54-dependent Fis family transcriptional regulator: MKANILIVDDEKAIRDSLKMILEEEGYSTDVAQDGEEALQKIEATNFDAVITDIKMPRLDGIQLLEAASKISPDTFFIIMTAYASVKTAIDALRNGAYDYLIKPVEFDDVIIRIKRLMDYKTLAFENKALRQRISSDAGFSNLIGNSPAIKKVFSIVTQVAPTNSSVLIFGKSGTGKELVAKAIHYHSNRKDKIFLPINCGAISENLIESELFGHKKGSFTGASEDKMGLFKVADGGTLFLDEIGELPLNLQVKLLRAIEDKEFIPVGGVKSVSTNVRIIAATNQNLHEKIKTGEFREDLFFRINVVEIHLPTLNERKDDIPLLINHFIEKYCNEMGKKIIGVDNDTLKILTSHEWRGGVRELENVIERSVIFSSSEKITPENLPDYVRGGTLIHGYPDPLRDAIQSFEREHILKTIKKFNYSKDEAAKALEIGLSSLYRKMDELNIPTKSQGDFEE; this comes from the coding sequence ATGAAAGCTAATATATTAATAGTGGATGACGAAAAAGCGATACGTGATTCATTAAAGATGATTTTAGAAGAAGAAGGATATAGCACAGATGTCGCGCAGGATGGAGAAGAGGCACTTCAGAAAATTGAAGCTACAAACTTTGATGCGGTAATTACAGATATAAAAATGCCAAGGCTTGATGGGATTCAACTTTTAGAAGCGGCTTCAAAAATTTCACCCGACACTTTTTTTATTATTATGACTGCATATGCCTCTGTAAAAACTGCAATTGACGCGCTCAGAAATGGTGCTTACGACTATTTAATTAAACCAGTTGAGTTTGATGATGTGATAATTAGAATTAAGAGATTGATGGATTATAAAACCTTAGCTTTTGAAAATAAGGCGTTGAGGCAACGGATTTCTTCTGATGCCGGTTTTTCAAATTTAATTGGAAATAGCCCCGCCATTAAAAAAGTATTTTCAATAGTTACTCAGGTTGCGCCCACAAACAGTAGCGTGCTTATTTTTGGTAAAAGCGGAACCGGGAAAGAATTAGTAGCAAAGGCAATTCATTATCACAGTAACAGAAAAGACAAAATATTTTTACCGATTAACTGCGGTGCCATAAGCGAAAATTTAATTGAAAGTGAATTATTCGGTCATAAAAAAGGATCATTCACGGGAGCCTCTGAAGATAAAATGGGATTATTTAAAGTGGCCGATGGGGGCACTTTATTTTTGGATGAAATTGGTGAGCTACCTTTAAATCTACAAGTAAAATTACTGCGCGCTATTGAGGATAAAGAATTTATTCCAGTCGGCGGCGTAAAATCGGTAAGTACAAATGTCAGAATTATTGCAGCAACAAATCAAAATCTTCATGAAAAAATAAAAACCGGTGAATTTAGGGAAGATCTCTTTTTCAGAATAAATGTTGTGGAAATACATTTACCCACATTGAATGAGAGAAAAGATGATATTCCGTTGTTAATAAATCATTTTATAGAGAAGTATTGTAACGAAATGGGTAAAAAAATTATTGGGGTTGATAATGATACTTTAAAAATCCTTACCTCTCATGAATGGCGTGGTGGCGTTCGGGAACTTGAAAATGTGATTGAGAGGTCAGTAATATTTTCTTCAAGCGAAAAAATAACTCCCGAAAATTTACCCGATTATGTTAGAGGCGGCACTTTGATTCATGGATATCCCGATCCTCTTCGAGACGCTATTCAGAGTTTTGAGCGGGAACACATTCTCAAGACAATCAAAAAATTTAATTATAGTAAGGATGAAGCCGCAAAAGCTCTCGAAATTGGCCTTTCCTCACTTTACAGAAAAATGGATGAGCTTAATATCCCAACTAAATCGCAGGGTGATTTTGAAGAATAA
- a CDS encoding TonB-dependent receptor, with translation MRYFLLILLFTVSISTAQNSRGSIVGKVTDAVTKEVIPGVNIIVLGTDIGAATDEQGNFKIVGISVGTYQVRASSIGFVPVTKSDIVVNTARPTDLLFELQPSVIELGGVTVKSDYFYMDPSEIGSTKSFSYEEIRRSPGGFEDVVRALSVLPGVAQASAGRNDLIVRGGAPSENLYVIDGFVVPNINHFGTQGATGGPLSFINLDFVRETTFSSGGFSANYGDKLSSVLTLDLREGRSDRFGGKGTISASQFGLNLEGPIGNNNSFLFSARRSYLDFIFNAAGFNFVPEYYDVLSKFTFNLDQKKRISFLFIGAFDKVKFNNKDSDDLYENSQILGSDQNTYVAGLSYRQLFDKGFYNISISRNFTDFNSSQRDTLLNPIFLNKSREGENEIKGDIVFKISNSSELNFGAYIKDIKFSSDLKLPSFKTSFGETLEINSLNSASRFTKLGFYSQYSISTSQNMRFSLGLRGDYFSEITKGFYISPRAAFSYMLNDATNINLSAGVYYQNPSYIWLSSYESNKDLRAVRVNQYIVGIEHLLRSDIRMKLEGFYKDYSGYPTSKLRPYLVLANTGAGYGGGVDNFSSFGLEPLVSEGTGETHGVEFSLQKKSSDVPHYGILSVTYSESFFTSLDGIRRPGSYDQKWIVNLSAGYIFNRKWEASVKFRFATGSPYTPFNFDGSQSPLNYNSQRFKPLHSLDLRFDRRWDSERWALITYLDIQNIYNNKNSSSIRWDYRKMEIDNQSSIGILPSIGISLEF, from the coding sequence ATGAGATATTTTTTATTGATACTATTATTTACGGTCTCAATCTCAACAGCGCAAAATAGTAGGGGATCGATAGTAGGAAAGGTAACAGATGCGGTTACAAAAGAGGTGATACCCGGGGTAAACATCATAGTGCTTGGAACCGATATTGGCGCTGCAACTGATGAGCAGGGAAATTTTAAAATTGTTGGAATTTCGGTAGGAACATATCAAGTGAGAGCATCATCAATTGGTTTTGTCCCGGTAACTAAATCTGATATTGTTGTCAATACGGCGCGTCCAACAGATTTACTTTTCGAATTACAGCCTTCTGTGATTGAATTAGGAGGGGTTACTGTAAAATCGGACTATTTTTATATGGACCCAAGTGAAATTGGAAGTACAAAAAGTTTTAGTTATGAAGAAATTAGAAGATCTCCAGGAGGTTTCGAAGATGTTGTTCGCGCACTTTCGGTATTACCTGGAGTAGCGCAGGCTAGCGCCGGAAGAAATGATTTAATAGTTAGAGGAGGAGCTCCTTCTGAAAATCTTTATGTTATTGATGGGTTTGTTGTTCCTAACATTAATCACTTTGGGACTCAAGGGGCAACAGGAGGACCATTAAGTTTTATTAATCTCGACTTTGTGCGGGAGACAACTTTTTCTAGCGGAGGATTCTCGGCTAATTACGGCGATAAACTTTCCTCTGTACTAACTCTTGATCTTCGCGAAGGCAGATCTGACAGATTTGGCGGTAAAGGTACAATTTCTGCAAGTCAGTTTGGATTAAATTTGGAAGGACCCATCGGAAATAATAATAGCTTCCTTTTTTCAGCACGAAGAAGTTATCTCGATTTTATTTTTAATGCCGCCGGATTTAATTTTGTGCCGGAATACTATGATGTTCTTTCAAAGTTTACTTTTAATCTAGATCAGAAGAAAAGAATATCTTTTCTATTTATCGGTGCATTTGATAAGGTAAAATTTAACAATAAAGATTCAGACGATTTATACGAGAATTCCCAGATACTTGGATCGGATCAAAATACTTATGTGGCGGGTTTGTCTTATCGACAATTATTTGATAAAGGTTTTTATAATATTTCTATAAGTAGAAATTTTACCGATTTTAATTCTTCACAGCGTGATACTTTACTTAACCCAATTTTTCTTAATAAATCACGTGAGGGGGAGAATGAAATCAAAGGAGATATAGTTTTTAAAATCAGCAATAGTTCAGAATTAAACTTTGGAGCTTACATTAAGGATATTAAATTTTCATCTGATTTAAAACTCCCCTCCTTCAAAACTTCGTTTGGTGAAACTCTTGAAATTAACTCATTGAATTCGGCAAGTAGATTTACCAAGCTGGGTTTCTATTCTCAATACTCTATTTCAACTTCACAGAATATGCGATTTAGTCTTGGATTAAGAGGTGATTATTTTAGTGAGATTACAAAAGGTTTTTATATAAGTCCAAGAGCGGCGTTTTCCTATATGTTAAATGATGCAACTAATATTAATTTAAGCGCTGGAGTGTACTATCAAAACCCATCCTATATTTGGTTATCATCATATGAGTCGAACAAAGATTTACGCGCTGTTAGGGTAAATCAATATATTGTTGGTATTGAACATTTATTACGGTCAGATATAAGAATGAAACTTGAGGGGTTTTATAAAGATTATTCAGGGTACCCAACCAGCAAACTGCGCCCGTATTTGGTACTAGCTAATACCGGTGCAGGGTATGGAGGTGGTGTTGATAATTTTTCCTCATTTGGATTAGAGCCTTTAGTATCAGAGGGAACTGGAGAAACTCATGGGGTGGAATTTTCACTTCAAAAAAAATCATCTGATGTTCCTCATTATGGAATTTTAAGTGTTACTTACAGTGAATCATTTTTTACTTCATTGGATGGAATTCGAAGACCTGGCAGTTATGATCAGAAGTGGATTGTAAATTTGAGTGCCGGTTACATATTTAATAGAAAATGGGAAGCATCTGTTAAATTCCGTTTTGCTACCGGTAGTCCATACACACCATTTAATTTCGATGGTTCACAAAGTCCTCTAAATTATAATTCGCAAAGATTCAAGCCTCTTCACTCTTTAGATCTTCGGTTTGATAGACGTTGGGATTCCGAAAGATGGGCTCTTATTACTTATCTGGATATTCAAAACATTTACAATAATAAAAATAGCAGTTCAATTAGATGGGATTACCGGAAAATGGAAATTGATAATCAATCATCTATTGGAATTCTTCCATCAATCGGAATTAGTTTGGAGTTTTAG
- a CDS encoding response regulator, which produces MEIQNLEEKVLSEFSNKKIFFSSQTRDEDTNLFISDSVTFVTGYSVSEVLSFPELYHSLIIDSDLSLFRESITKFEKDSSKNCTEIDYRIFTRSKDIKWIHEIIDVDRNKENGIIISKKSTCVDVTSLKINEELLIKSKEELVEINSSKDKFISIISHDLRAPFTTLLGFSEILLNEKDISEEEKNEYIQYIYESSKNQLSMINCLLDWSRLQTGRVKIEPERLNVRTVISNVIAQLTGEAVRKNIDLKIDIPPDLYMNADDRLINQALMHLINNGIKYSNEGKNVFISASKFKEGMIEIIIKDEGVGISEENHHKLFKIDQKFSLPGTSGEKGSGLGLTLVKEIIEKHGSDIWFYSQVGEGTEFHFTVHEAKNLILIVEEKQNIQDDYKRMLSAISNHYELRFAKNGYDAISIYKSVLPSIIIIDHVMPLMNGIQFVEAINKKENNKPVPIIVTIADYSDTLNDRYESLGINSLIVKPLNDDFLLQTVKQLLN; this is translated from the coding sequence TTGGAAATACAAAATTTGGAAGAAAAAGTACTTAGCGAGTTTTCCAATAAAAAAATATTCTTCTCATCTCAAACCAGAGATGAGGATACTAATTTATTTATTTCCGACTCAGTAACTTTTGTTACCGGTTACTCAGTTTCAGAAGTTTTATCATTCCCTGAATTGTATCATTCTCTAATAATAGATTCTGATTTATCTCTCTTTCGTGAGTCGATCACTAAATTTGAGAAAGACAGTTCAAAAAATTGTACCGAGATTGATTATAGAATATTCACTCGTTCTAAAGATATAAAGTGGATTCATGAAATAATTGATGTTGATAGAAATAAAGAAAATGGGATTATTATATCGAAAAAATCAACTTGTGTTGATGTTACCTCACTTAAAATTAACGAAGAACTTTTGATAAAATCGAAAGAAGAATTGGTGGAAATTAATTCTTCGAAAGATAAATTTATTTCGATAATATCTCACGATTTAAGAGCTCCATTTACAACACTGCTGGGTTTTTCTGAAATTCTTCTTAATGAAAAAGATATTTCTGAAGAGGAAAAAAACGAATACATACAATACATATATGAATCTTCCAAAAATCAGCTCAGCATGATTAACTGTCTGCTTGACTGGTCTAGACTTCAAACAGGTCGAGTAAAAATTGAGCCGGAAAGATTGAATGTACGCACAGTAATTTCTAATGTAATTGCGCAACTCACAGGTGAAGCAGTTAGAAAGAATATCGACTTAAAAATAGATATACCCCCAGATTTATATATGAATGCTGATGATAGACTAATAAACCAGGCATTAATGCATCTTATCAACAATGGAATAAAATATTCAAATGAGGGAAAAAATGTTTTTATCTCGGCCTCAAAATTTAAAGAGGGAATGATTGAGATAATTATAAAGGATGAAGGTGTTGGAATTTCCGAAGAAAATCATCACAAACTTTTTAAGATTGACCAGAAATTTTCTCTACCAGGAACAAGCGGAGAGAAAGGAAGCGGTTTAGGATTAACTCTGGTTAAGGAAATTATTGAAAAACATGGGAGCGATATTTGGTTTTATTCACAAGTTGGTGAAGGAACCGAATTTCACTTTACAGTTCATGAAGCTAAAAACTTGATTTTAATTGTAGAAGAAAAACAAAATATACAAGACGATTATAAACGAATGCTAAGTGCGATTTCCAACCATTATGAATTAAGGTTCGCTAAAAATGGTTATGACGCAATTAGCATCTATAAATCAGTTTTACCCTCTATCATTATTATTGATCATGTAATGCCTTTAATGAACGGGATTCAGTTTGTTGAAGCAATAAATAAAAAAGAAAATAATAAGCCGGTACCTATTATTGTTACAATTGCAGATTATAGCGATACATTAAATGACAGATATGAAAGCTTAGGCATTAATTCCTTGATAGTAAAACCACTCAATGATGATTTTTTGCTTCAGACGGTTAAACAGTTATTAAATTAA